In Agrobacterium sp. RAC06, a single window of DNA contains:
- a CDS encoding ABC transporter permease, translated as MTQALSTLFSRTWIWSFIAAASVFLVTIVFTGGASTVGLAQAALTFGAFSVLVGLGQMLVITLGPGNIDLSVPANMTLAATVSLKVMNVENSMILTGLVVAIGVGIAIGIGNYALIKLLRIPPIIATLSMSFIVQSTAIWTNRGLRIKPPSWLADFTTSSTAGIPNVALVALVLSALVWYVINRTVYGRSIAAIGQSIRAARMAGIPIDGTRLATYLLCAVLASLCGYLLASFSGGAALNMGTEYLLMSIAVVVIGGTAVAGGNSNVPGIWGASLFMFLVVSMLNTYGFGAGIRLILTGLIIIAVIMLPTTRSAGKT; from the coding sequence ATGACCCAAGCACTCTCCACGCTCTTCTCCCGGACCTGGATCTGGTCCTTCATTGCTGCGGCCAGCGTCTTCCTCGTCACCATCGTCTTCACGGGCGGGGCGAGCACCGTCGGGCTCGCACAGGCCGCCCTCACCTTCGGCGCCTTCTCGGTTCTGGTCGGCCTCGGTCAGATGCTGGTGATCACGCTCGGCCCTGGAAATATCGACCTATCGGTTCCCGCCAACATGACACTTGCGGCAACGGTCTCGCTCAAGGTGATGAATGTCGAGAACAGCATGATCCTGACCGGGCTTGTCGTTGCCATCGGTGTCGGGATCGCGATCGGCATCGGCAACTATGCGCTCATCAAACTGCTCCGCATTCCGCCGATCATCGCGACCCTGTCGATGAGCTTCATCGTGCAGTCCACGGCGATCTGGACAAACCGGGGCTTGCGCATCAAGCCGCCGAGCTGGCTTGCCGACTTCACCACTTCCTCGACGGCTGGCATCCCGAATGTCGCGCTCGTCGCCTTGGTGCTCTCCGCGCTCGTCTGGTACGTGATCAACCGCACCGTCTATGGACGCTCCATCGCCGCGATCGGCCAGAGCATCCGCGCCGCCCGCATGGCCGGCATCCCCATCGACGGCACGCGGCTTGCGACCTACCTGCTCTGCGCCGTGCTCGCTTCGCTCTGCGGCTACCTGCTTGCCAGCTTCTCGGGCGGCGCAGCCCTCAACATGGGCACGGAATATCTCCTGATGTCGATTGCCGTCGTCGTTATCGGCGGCACGGCGGTTGCCGGCGGCAATTCGAATGTTCCGGGGATATGGGGCGCCTCGCTCTTCATGTTCCTTGTCGTTTCGATGCTGAACACCTACGGCTTTGGCGCAGGCATCCGCCTCATTCTCACCGGTCTCATCATCATCGCCGTCATCATGCTGCCGACCACGCGCAGCGCCGGCAAAACCTGA
- a CDS encoding GntR family transcriptional regulator: protein MSEMSKSGLRSRIVPADHQRGRTRDGRAATQIHAILQDEIVRLQLKPLDTLNEKQLGQRFGVSRTPVREALLRLADEGLVEIYPQSGTFVSRIPRRALYEAILIRKALEVTTVSLAIVAMKDGSRLHSLEDNQAALIKAAEAGDIPLFHRLDTEFHQLIADIAGYPGIWTVIAQVKVHIDRYRFITLPRSGRLDIVIAEHAAIIDGIRDRDDGAAVLAMSQHIGRMTEELDAIEHLDPDLFIDA, encoded by the coding sequence ATGTCGGAAATGTCCAAAAGCGGGTTACGCTCGCGCATTGTTCCTGCCGATCATCAACGCGGGAGGACGCGGGATGGACGTGCTGCGACGCAGATCCATGCGATCTTGCAGGACGAAATTGTCCGCCTGCAATTGAAGCCGTTGGATACCCTGAACGAGAAGCAACTCGGCCAGCGCTTCGGTGTCAGCCGCACGCCTGTGCGCGAAGCTCTGCTGAGACTGGCGGATGAGGGGCTTGTGGAGATCTATCCGCAGTCGGGCACTTTCGTGTCTCGCATACCCCGCCGTGCGCTCTACGAGGCAATCCTTATCCGCAAGGCGCTTGAGGTGACCACCGTCTCGCTCGCCATTGTCGCGATGAAGGACGGCAGCCGCTTGCACTCGCTCGAAGACAATCAGGCGGCCCTGATAAAAGCGGCCGAGGCCGGTGACATTCCGCTCTTCCACCGTCTCGACACCGAATTCCATCAGTTGATCGCCGACATCGCCGGTTACCCCGGGATCTGGACGGTTATTGCGCAGGTCAAGGTTCATATCGACCGCTATCGGTTCATCACGCTGCCCCGTTCAGGGCGGCTGGATATCGTCATCGCCGAGCATGCGGCGATCATCGACGGGATCCGTGACCGCGACGACGGTGCGGCGGTTCTGGCCATGAGCCAGCATATCGGCCGCATGACTGAGGAACTGGACGCCATCGAGCATCTCGATCCCGACCTCTTCATTGACGCCTAG
- a CDS encoding winged helix-turn-helix transcriptional regulator yields MTAHGKTKTDYTAAIRTVMAMIETPANTVFDAGNCPVRDVFSHIGDKWASLILQTLGYRPHRFGELKRAIPDISQAMLTGTLRSLQRDGLVHREVFPTQPPSVEYRLTELGQSLLGPVAALVVWTAEHHGRIREARALYDGENPPVKKKVAAA; encoded by the coding sequence ATGACAGCACATGGGAAGACGAAGACCGATTACACCGCAGCGATCCGTACGGTGATGGCCATGATCGAGACGCCGGCGAATACGGTTTTCGATGCCGGGAATTGCCCGGTTCGCGATGTCTTTTCCCATATCGGGGACAAATGGGCTTCCCTAATCCTGCAGACGCTTGGCTACAGGCCGCACCGTTTCGGCGAGCTTAAGCGAGCAATCCCCGACATCTCGCAGGCCATGCTCACGGGTACATTGCGCAGCCTCCAGCGCGACGGTCTGGTTCATCGCGAGGTCTTCCCGACCCAGCCGCCAAGTGTCGAGTACAGGCTGACGGAGCTTGGGCAATCCTTATTGGGGCCAGTCGCGGCCCTGGTGGTCTGGACGGCGGAACATCATGGTCGCATCCGCGAGGCGCGGGCTCTCTATGATGGCGAGAATCCGCCCGTGAAGAAGAAGGTCGCAGCCGCCTGA
- a CDS encoding ABC transporter permease translates to MTKFFSADGLRLVIPALSLVGLLAAVFYLQPRAMSYTGLNLLFNLAVPIALATIAQMLIMTVNDLDLSMGTFVSFVACVTATFLQSSPLLGVLILMAAIGVYALIGVMIYLRDLPSIVVTLGMSFVWGGLAVLILPAPGGEAPGWIRTIMTVKPPLLPMAIVASILIAAVSHYVIMRSSFGVVLRGVGGNSRSVARAGWSIIGARAAVYGLAAFFAVLAGMALVGLTTSADANIALRYTLLSIAGVILGGGEFVGGRVSPIGAVIGALTLTLAGSFLSFLRISPDWQIGAQGAILILVLTLRLALNRAEGRKGKS, encoded by the coding sequence ATGACGAAGTTCTTCTCAGCCGATGGCCTGCGTCTCGTCATCCCGGCCCTTTCGCTGGTCGGACTGCTCGCCGCGGTCTTCTATCTCCAGCCGCGAGCCATGAGCTATACCGGGCTGAACCTGCTGTTCAATCTCGCAGTACCGATCGCGCTCGCGACCATTGCGCAGATGCTGATCATGACGGTCAACGACCTTGATCTGTCGATGGGCACCTTCGTCAGCTTCGTCGCTTGCGTGACGGCGACCTTCCTGCAGTCTTCGCCTCTGCTGGGCGTCCTCATCCTGATGGCAGCGATCGGTGTCTATGCGCTGATCGGCGTCATGATCTACCTTAGAGATCTGCCGTCGATCGTCGTGACGCTCGGCATGAGCTTTGTCTGGGGTGGGCTTGCCGTCCTCATCCTGCCGGCGCCCGGTGGCGAGGCGCCCGGCTGGATCCGGACAATCATGACGGTCAAGCCGCCACTGCTGCCCATGGCCATCGTCGCTAGCATCCTGATCGCCGCCGTCAGCCACTATGTCATCATGCGCTCGTCCTTCGGCGTCGTCTTGCGCGGCGTCGGCGGCAATAGCCGCTCGGTTGCCCGGGCCGGATGGTCGATCATCGGCGCACGCGCCGCCGTCTATGGTCTTGCCGCCTTCTTTGCCGTACTCGCCGGCATGGCACTCGTGGGACTGACCACCTCAGCGGACGCCAATATCGCGCTGCGCTACACGCTGCTCTCGATCGCCGGCGTCATTCTCGGTGGCGGCGAATTCGTCGGCGGGCGCGTTTCGCCGATCGGTGCCGTCATCGGTGCGCTCACACTGACGCTGGCCGGCTCCTTCCTGTCCTTCCTGCGGATCTCGCCGGACTGGCAGATCGGCGCCCAAGGCGCGATCCTGATCCTCGTGCTGACGCTGCGTCTTGCCCTCAATCGCGCCGAAGGCCGGAAGGGCAAGTCATGA
- the kduD gene encoding 2-dehydro-3-deoxy-D-gluconate 5-dehydrogenase KduD: MKPSFDLSGRTAIVTGANTGIGQAIAVALAGAGAAVLGVGRSGMDETEAMIAAAGGRFASFAADLSTIEPVDDIVEAAVSAFGSVDILVNNAGIIRRADAIDFTEADWDAVMDVNLKTAFFLSQAVAKRMIPSGRGKIINIASMLSFQGGIRIPSYTASKSGLAGLTRLLACEWAAKGINVNAIAPGYFVTNNTTALREDPKRSTDILGRIPAGRWGNPEELGGAAVFLASDASAYVHGTILPVDGGWLAR, from the coding sequence ATGAAACCATCCTTCGACCTTTCGGGCCGCACGGCCATCGTCACCGGAGCCAATACCGGCATCGGTCAGGCCATTGCCGTGGCACTGGCCGGCGCTGGTGCCGCTGTTCTCGGCGTCGGCCGATCAGGCATGGACGAAACGGAGGCCATGATTGCCGCTGCAGGCGGTCGTTTCGCATCCTTTGCCGCCGACCTGTCGACCATCGAGCCGGTCGACGATATCGTCGAGGCGGCGGTATCCGCTTTCGGCTCGGTCGACATTCTCGTCAACAATGCCGGCATCATCCGCCGTGCCGATGCCATCGACTTCACCGAAGCTGATTGGGATGCCGTCATGGACGTCAACCTGAAGACGGCCTTTTTCCTGTCGCAGGCCGTCGCCAAGCGCATGATTCCGAGTGGCCGCGGCAAGATTATCAACATCGCTTCCATGCTCTCCTTCCAGGGAGGGATCCGCATTCCCTCCTATACCGCGTCCAAGAGTGGCCTCGCGGGGCTGACCCGCCTGCTGGCCTGTGAATGGGCTGCCAAGGGCATCAACGTGAACGCGATTGCGCCGGGTTATTTCGTCACCAACAACACGACCGCCTTGCGGGAAGATCCGAAGCGGTCCACCGACATTCTCGGCCGGATCCCGGCAGGCCGCTGGGGCAATCCGGAAGAACTCGGTGGCGCCGCAGTCTTCCTGGCCTCGGACGCCTCCGCTTATGTGCACGGCACGATCCTGCCCGTCGACGGCGGTTGGCTGGCGCGCTAG
- a CDS encoding sugar kinase, producing the protein MKMGRIVSIGECMGELSETGSPGMLSMGFAGDTLNTAYYLRHSLGQDWQVDYVSAVGTDGLSDRMVDFLNSEGIGTDHVRRLPDKTIGLYYITLKDGERSFTYWRNDSAAKRLASDPGALNRALEGADLAYWSGITLAILSNQDRLALIEALGQFAGKGGTVVFDPNLRPRLWDNPETMRGWVHRAAAVSDLCLPSFEDEATWFGDADPAATAKRYQAEGARRVIVKNGSEDVTFAGSSGELSRFSIPSVEHVVDTTAAGDSFNAGYLAAELNGASVENAVAAGARLAGRVIGARGALVPDAVTQA; encoded by the coding sequence ATGAAGATGGGACGGATCGTATCGATCGGCGAATGCATGGGCGAGCTGTCGGAGACCGGTTCACCCGGTATGCTCAGCATGGGGTTCGCCGGAGACACGCTCAATACCGCCTATTACCTGCGTCACAGTCTGGGGCAGGACTGGCAGGTCGACTATGTGAGCGCCGTCGGTACGGACGGGCTCTCCGACAGGATGGTCGATTTCCTTAACAGTGAGGGCATCGGGACCGACCATGTCCGCCGCCTGCCCGACAAGACGATCGGGCTCTACTACATCACCTTGAAGGACGGCGAGCGCAGTTTCACCTATTGGCGCAACGATAGTGCCGCAAAGCGGCTCGCCAGTGATCCTGGGGCCCTCAATCGTGCACTTGAGGGCGCGGATCTCGCCTACTGGTCCGGCATCACCTTGGCCATTCTCTCGAACCAGGACCGTCTGGCGCTGATCGAGGCGCTTGGCCAGTTTGCAGGCAAGGGCGGAACGGTTGTCTTCGACCCCAATCTCCGGCCGCGTCTCTGGGACAACCCGGAGACCATGAGGGGCTGGGTGCATCGGGCGGCCGCGGTGAGTGACCTCTGCCTTCCGTCCTTCGAAGACGAGGCGACATGGTTTGGCGATGCCGATCCAGCCGCGACGGCGAAACGTTATCAGGCGGAAGGGGCTCGAAGGGTCATCGTCAAGAACGGATCCGAGGACGTCACATTTGCAGGCAGCAGCGGTGAACTGTCCCGCTTCTCCATCCCCTCGGTCGAACATGTTGTTGATACGACCGCTGCAGGCGACAGTTTCAACGCTGGCTACCTGGCTGCAGAACTGAATGGCGCATCCGTTGAGAATGCGGTTGCTGCCGGCGCCAGACTGGCGGGTAGGGTAATAGGCGCCCGGGGAGCTTTGGTCCCGGATGCCGTAACGCAGGCCTAA
- a CDS encoding class I SAM-dependent methyltransferase — translation MQAVSSLSNHDLRDEIKAYWSLRAETFDTQPGHEIFSEDERAAWHALFRKHLGEGEGRAALDLACGTAVISHLLDDLGFKVTGLDWAEPMLERAQAKAKDRGRQIRFLMGDAERTMEDDEAYDVITNRHLVWTLVDPLACFKEWHRVLKPGGKVLIVDGDFVNTSTLTRLLKKLTGFARRLGLARDALHGAPNPDMAETHTRILSRVHFSGGAHAHAVADLLKKAGFSKITVDQDMAAIHRAQRKNFSFFKGLERATQHRYAICAEK, via the coding sequence ATGCAAGCCGTTAGCTCCCTCTCCAACCATGACCTTCGCGACGAAATCAAAGCCTACTGGTCTCTGCGGGCCGAGACATTCGACACTCAGCCGGGTCACGAGATCTTTTCGGAAGACGAGCGGGCGGCCTGGCACGCCCTGTTCCGCAAGCATCTCGGCGAAGGCGAGGGGCGGGCAGCGCTCGACCTCGCCTGCGGAACGGCCGTGATCTCGCACCTGCTCGACGATCTCGGCTTCAAGGTTACCGGGCTGGATTGGGCCGAGCCAATGCTGGAGCGCGCGCAGGCAAAGGCCAAGGACCGTGGACGACAGATCCGCTTTCTGATGGGTGACGCCGAGCGCACCATGGAGGACGACGAGGCCTATGATGTGATCACCAATCGTCACCTTGTCTGGACGCTCGTCGATCCGCTTGCCTGCTTCAAGGAGTGGCACCGCGTCCTGAAACCGGGTGGCAAGGTGCTGATCGTCGATGGCGACTTCGTCAACACCTCCACATTGACCCGTCTCTTGAAAAAGCTGACCGGTTTCGCGCGCCGCCTCGGTCTGGCCCGCGATGCCCTGCACGGCGCCCCGAATCCCGATATGGCCGAAACGCACACCCGTATCCTGTCCCGCGTTCATTTTTCCGGCGGTGCTCACGCGCATGCCGTTGCAGATCTTCTGAAGAAGGCGGGCTTCTCAAAAATCACCGTTGATCAGGACATGGCTGCTATACACAGGGCGCAACGCAAGAACTTCTCGTTTTTCAAAGGCCTGGAGCGAGCCACTCAGCACCGCTACGCGATCTGCGCCGAGAAGTGA
- a CDS encoding SMP-30/gluconolactonase/LRE family protein, whose amino-acid sequence MENPHYEIRDPRFRDLLVSSAGLDELYTGCRWAEGPVWFNDGGYLLFSDIPNERVLRWIEGAGTSVYRSPSHFINGNTRDREGRLVSCEHGGRRVIRTEIDGTITTLADRYQGKRLNSPNDVVVKSDGSVWFSDPSYGILSDYEGYKADEEQASRNVYRLDPTTGELAVMIDDFLQPNGLCFSPDERLLYVADSGASHKPDAPRYIRVFDVTDGKRLTNARVFVHIDKGIPDGMRTDVDGNLWSSAADGVHCFHPDGTLLGKILVPQAVANLTFGGPRKNRLFITASTSLYAIYTATRGAQTP is encoded by the coding sequence ATGGAAAACCCGCATTACGAGATCCGCGACCCCCGCTTCCGCGACCTGCTCGTGTCCAGCGCCGGCCTGGATGAGCTTTACACCGGCTGCCGATGGGCCGAGGGTCCCGTCTGGTTCAACGATGGCGGCTATCTGCTGTTCAGCGACATTCCGAACGAACGCGTTCTGCGCTGGATCGAGGGTGCGGGAACCTCTGTCTATCGCTCACCGTCGCATTTCATCAACGGCAATACCCGCGACCGCGAGGGACGGCTCGTTTCCTGCGAACACGGCGGGCGCCGTGTCATCCGCACCGAGATCGACGGGACGATCACGACGCTTGCGGATCGCTACCAGGGCAAGCGGCTGAATTCCCCCAATGACGTCGTGGTGAAATCAGACGGCAGCGTGTGGTTCAGCGACCCGTCCTACGGCATTCTCTCTGACTACGAGGGCTACAAGGCCGACGAGGAACAGGCGAGCCGCAACGTCTACCGGCTCGATCCTACCACCGGCGAGCTTGCCGTCATGATCGACGACTTCCTGCAGCCGAACGGGCTTTGCTTCTCGCCGGACGAGCGCCTGCTCTACGTCGCGGATTCCGGCGCAAGCCACAAGCCAGACGCCCCGAGATACATCCGCGTCTTCGATGTCACCGATGGCAAGCGTCTGACGAATGCGCGCGTCTTTGTCCATATCGACAAGGGCATTCCCGACGGCATGCGGACGGATGTCGACGGAAACCTCTGGTCGAGCGCTGCCGACGGCGTGCATTGCTTCCATCCCGATGGCACGCTGCTCGGCAAGATCCTGGTGCCGCAGGCCGTCGCCAACCTGACCTTCGGCGGCCCGCGCAAGAACCGCCTGTTCATCACGGCCTCGACATCGCTGTACGCGATCTACACCGCGACACGAGGTGCGCAGACGCCCTGA
- a CDS encoding TadE/TadG family type IV pilus assembly protein: MFRRFLCDRSGNFGVLTAILLVPVIGAAGLAIDISNALTVRSTLQAAADAAAIAAVAETSAGVMQAMQMKSDGQLSAAIADAKKVFLGHAKMSQHYDLKNFDVEVVKTGTQLKAVFTFNATIPTTLARVMGQKDVTVSGKAEAVYQTDTFRDFYLLLDNTPSMGVGATPADVTKMVNNTRDKCAFACHIVKNGVEDTNSYYYLAKKLGVTIRIDVVAKATAALMDTAKKSRKSSNQYRMAVYTFGERAEDTKLLEVSALTDNLDQVQTKASKIGLMSIPWQGYDNDQQTDFDRALKSIGDLMGASGTGASASDPEKIVFFVSDGVGDAYKPSTCTKKTTNGRCQEPIDTAQCEALKKKGYRIAVLYTTYLPLPTNDWYKRWISPFQSEIPTRMQSCASPGLYFEVSPSEGIADAMNALFLKIVSTPRISS, encoded by the coding sequence ATGTTCAGAAGATTTCTCTGCGACCGCAGTGGCAATTTCGGCGTCTTGACGGCGATCCTGCTTGTGCCCGTCATCGGAGCGGCTGGCCTGGCCATCGATATCAGCAACGCGCTGACGGTGCGAAGCACCCTCCAGGCGGCTGCCGACGCAGCTGCGATCGCAGCCGTTGCCGAAACCTCCGCCGGCGTCATGCAGGCGATGCAAATGAAATCCGACGGACAGCTATCGGCTGCGATCGCAGATGCCAAGAAGGTGTTTCTCGGTCACGCCAAGATGTCTCAGCACTACGATCTCAAGAACTTCGATGTGGAAGTCGTCAAGACCGGAACCCAGTTAAAGGCCGTCTTCACCTTCAACGCGACCATTCCCACCACACTTGCACGGGTCATGGGGCAGAAGGACGTCACCGTCAGCGGCAAGGCCGAAGCCGTCTATCAGACAGACACATTCCGGGACTTCTACCTGCTTCTCGACAACACGCCGTCCATGGGCGTCGGAGCGACTCCGGCAGACGTCACCAAGATGGTCAACAACACCAGAGACAAGTGTGCCTTCGCGTGCCACATCGTCAAAAACGGTGTCGAGGACACGAACAGCTACTATTACCTCGCCAAGAAACTCGGCGTGACGATCCGCATCGACGTCGTGGCCAAGGCGACGGCAGCGCTCATGGACACGGCCAAGAAGTCGCGCAAGAGCTCCAATCAGTATCGCATGGCCGTCTACACCTTCGGCGAACGGGCCGAGGACACCAAGTTGCTGGAAGTCTCCGCACTTACCGACAATCTCGATCAGGTTCAGACCAAGGCGTCCAAGATCGGGCTGATGTCGATCCCCTGGCAGGGTTACGACAACGACCAGCAGACAGATTTCGACCGCGCCCTCAAGAGTATCGGCGATCTCATGGGCGCGTCCGGCACCGGTGCTTCTGCAAGTGATCCGGAAAAGATCGTGTTCTTTGTCTCAGATGGAGTGGGCGACGCCTACAAGCCAAGCACCTGCACCAAGAAGACCACCAATGGGCGCTGTCAGGAGCCGATCGACACCGCGCAATGCGAAGCCCTCAAGAAGAAGGGCTATCGCATCGCCGTTCTCTATACGACCTATCTGCCGCTTCCCACCAATGACTGGTACAAGAGGTGGATCAGCCCGTTCCAGTCCGAAATCCCTACGCGCATGCAGTCTTGCGCATCGCCGGGTCTCTATTTCGAAGTGAGCCCGAGCGAGGGCATCGCAGACGCCATGAATGCGCTATTCCTCAAGATCGTGAGCACGCCCCGGATCTCCAGCTGA
- a CDS encoding SDR family oxidoreductase, translated as MTAKYLVTGASGQLGQRVVHHLLETSGVAAGDIIAASRKPEQLVELAAKGVLVRRVDFDDAASMEAAFAEAEKVLVISTDTLDRPGHRLVQHRAAVAAAEKAGVRHLLYTSMPEPVNSALLFAPDHEGTEAAIEASSVPAWTILRNNWYFENVMMSAGPALASGHWYSAAGDGKVAHIARDDIGRAIAAALVAADKEKTVYTLTGSSSYTHREMASLISASAGKEITVIDVPVEGLVQGMVGAGLPEPVARVFASIDTMVGNGGLARVTGDFKTLTGTEPQSFESWVESQAEAFKSMTA; from the coding sequence ATGACCGCGAAGTATCTTGTCACCGGCGCATCGGGCCAGCTCGGCCAGCGCGTCGTCCATCATCTCCTTGAGACCTCGGGCGTCGCCGCAGGCGACATCATCGCTGCCAGCCGCAAGCCGGAGCAGCTGGTAGAACTGGCTGCGAAGGGCGTGTTGGTGCGCCGGGTCGATTTTGATGATGCCGCATCCATGGAGGCCGCATTCGCCGAGGCCGAAAAGGTGCTTGTCATCAGCACGGATACGCTCGACCGGCCGGGGCATCGTCTCGTTCAGCATCGCGCAGCCGTTGCCGCAGCAGAAAAGGCCGGTGTCCGCCATCTGCTTTATACCTCGATGCCGGAGCCCGTGAACTCAGCTCTGCTCTTCGCCCCCGACCACGAAGGGACGGAAGCGGCCATCGAGGCAAGCTCGGTGCCGGCCTGGACCATTCTGCGCAACAACTGGTATTTCGAAAACGTCATGATGAGCGCAGGCCCCGCCCTTGCCTCGGGCCATTGGTACTCGGCTGCCGGTGACGGCAAGGTGGCGCACATCGCACGCGATGACATCGGTCGTGCGATTGCTGCGGCGCTCGTCGCCGCAGACAAGGAAAAGACCGTCTACACGCTGACGGGTTCTTCTTCCTACACGCATCGCGAAATGGCATCCCTCATCTCCGCCTCTGCCGGCAAGGAGATCACCGTGATCGATGTTCCGGTCGAAGGCCTCGTGCAGGGCATGGTTGGAGCTGGTCTGCCCGAACCCGTCGCGCGCGTCTTTGCCTCTATCGATACGATGGTCGGAAACGGTGGTCTGGCTCGCGTCACTGGTGACTTCAAGACGCTGACGGGCACGGAGCCGCAGAGCTTCGAAAGCTGGGTAGAGAGCCAGGCCGAAGCTTTCAAATCCATGACTGCGTGA
- a CDS encoding PAS domain-containing protein, with the protein MAERNAAPSGRAHSQSSTSPLSAAFAAASVPFQGELLSIDRDRGLSRRTHDGLCRTAMRSFLDSALGDASSAQAGDASIAARKISGVSSTHFLKLVEENGNTGFWTCDITTGQCSCSPGLLRVIGVKQTLPFRMTDLVDQVHPEDRTFCEDIWSLIRSGVPVNRNFRIIRGDRTVRWVEFRSEVVLDAEQRPARAIGLLQDVSQQHESRQALDESTGRYRALISAVATMEWRATAAGEPVFSSGWTTLTGQRESDMFDGNWLSAVHPDDREAVNAAWQQAVSSLSPYSSNQRIRRADGEYEWFHARAVPVLHKGGRSHEWLGMIIRHQEFAMMGSGGSAADPSVTPMQIRAGRAMLQWTLEDLSRQSGVSVSSIRRIEGEGERSTRPASLSAIREAFEREGLAFSDGNTVSLQGFPMRRS; encoded by the coding sequence ATGGCGGAGAGAAACGCTGCGCCTTCGGGCCGCGCGCATTCACAATCTTCCACTTCACCCTTGTCTGCAGCCTTCGCCGCCGCTAGCGTCCCATTTCAGGGAGAACTGTTGTCAATAGACCGAGATCGAGGGCTTTCCCGTCGGACGCATGATGGACTTTGCCGAACTGCAATGAGAAGTTTTCTGGATTCCGCCCTGGGTGATGCCTCTTCCGCACAGGCGGGAGACGCGTCTATTGCCGCCAGGAAGATATCAGGCGTTTCGTCGACACATTTCCTGAAACTCGTCGAAGAAAACGGCAATACAGGCTTCTGGACCTGCGATATCACCACCGGTCAATGCAGCTGCAGCCCGGGCCTCTTGCGAGTGATCGGGGTTAAGCAAACCCTGCCGTTCCGAATGACGGATCTGGTCGACCAGGTACATCCGGAGGATCGCACATTCTGCGAAGATATCTGGTCGCTGATACGCTCGGGTGTGCCTGTGAATCGGAATTTTCGCATCATCCGCGGCGACAGGACCGTACGCTGGGTCGAGTTCCGGTCCGAGGTGGTGCTTGACGCCGAGCAGCGCCCGGCGCGCGCCATCGGGCTCCTCCAGGACGTCTCGCAACAACATGAGAGCCGTCAGGCGCTGGACGAAAGCACCGGCCGCTACAGAGCATTGATCAGCGCCGTCGCGACCATGGAATGGCGCGCGACGGCGGCTGGCGAGCCCGTATTTTCCTCTGGCTGGACGACGCTGACCGGGCAACGTGAGTCCGATATGTTCGACGGCAACTGGCTAAGCGCGGTCCACCCAGATGATCGCGAAGCGGTGAACGCCGCCTGGCAACAAGCTGTTTCCTCGCTCTCTCCTTATAGCTCCAATCAGCGCATCCGTCGGGCGGACGGTGAATATGAATGGTTTCATGCCCGCGCAGTGCCCGTGCTTCACAAGGGTGGGCGCTCGCATGAATGGCTGGGCATGATCATCCGCCATCAGGAATTTGCCATGATGGGCAGCGGCGGGTCTGCCGCCGATCCCTCGGTGACGCCGATGCAGATCCGGGCGGGACGGGCCATGTTGCAATGGACCCTCGAAGACCTTTCGCGGCAGTCCGGCGTATCGGTCTCGTCGATCCGGCGGATCGAGGGGGAGGGAGAGCGTTCGACGCGGCCGGCCTCGCTGAGCGCGATTCGAGAGGCCTTCGAGCGAGAGGGCCTGGCGTTCAGTGACGGCAACACCGTGTCCCTGCAGGGCTTCCCCATGCGGAGAAGCTGA